A window from bacterium encodes these proteins:
- a CDS encoding aminotransferase class V-fold PLP-dependent enzyme gives MNPEPEPPLRPLDVEFARRQFPAFSDARLAGWAHFENAGGSYACRQVIDRLTGFYRRTKVQPDHAFPLSIEATEAMEHSYRRMAEWMGVGVDEIHFGPSTSQNTYVLARAFRSMWRDGDEIVASTQDHEANAGVWRRLEATGIVVREWRVDPEKGTLDLADLDGLMTERTRLVAFPHASNVVAAINPVADVVARAAEVGARVVVDGVSYAPHGLPDIGALGVDVYLFSAYKTWGPHQGVMYVGRELADRLGNEGHYFVADQPRSKLVPAGPDHAQVAACAGVIDYLDDLYTHHGGPSATPVARGRAVHDMFRAHETNLADRLLRYLAGRDDVRVAGPTDATLRAPTVSIVPLRRPVTEVAKSLVRSRMMVGVGDFYAPRLLDEMRIPTEPGVLRMSFIHYNTEGEIDRLITALDRALDD, from the coding sequence GTGAACCCCGAGCCGGAACCCCCGCTGCGGCCCTTGGACGTAGAGTTCGCCCGCCGCCAGTTTCCCGCCTTCTCCGACGCCCGACTCGCCGGGTGGGCCCACTTCGAGAACGCGGGCGGGTCCTACGCCTGTCGGCAGGTGATCGACCGGCTGACCGGCTTCTACCGCCGCACCAAGGTACAACCCGATCATGCCTTCCCGCTCTCGATCGAAGCCACCGAGGCGATGGAGCACTCCTACCGACGGATGGCGGAGTGGATGGGCGTGGGGGTGGACGAGATCCACTTCGGGCCATCCACGTCGCAGAACACCTACGTCCTGGCCCGGGCGTTCCGCTCGATGTGGCGCGATGGGGATGAGATCGTCGCATCCACGCAGGATCACGAGGCCAACGCCGGGGTTTGGCGGCGTTTGGAGGCCACGGGGATCGTGGTGCGGGAGTGGCGGGTAGATCCGGAGAAGGGAACCCTGGACCTGGCCGATCTCGACGGGTTGATGACCGAGCGCACCAGGTTGGTCGCCTTTCCCCACGCCTCCAACGTGGTGGCCGCCATCAACCCGGTCGCCGACGTGGTGGCGAGGGCGGCGGAGGTCGGCGCCCGGGTTGTGGTCGACGGAGTGTCCTACGCACCCCACGGCCTGCCCGACATCGGGGCGCTCGGAGTCGACGTCTACCTCTTCTCCGCCTACAAGACGTGGGGTCCGCACCAGGGGGTGATGTACGTCGGCCGCGAACTCGCCGACCGGCTCGGGAACGAGGGCCACTACTTCGTGGCCGACCAACCCCGCTCCAAGCTGGTGCCGGCCGGACCCGACCATGCCCAGGTGGCGGCGTGCGCGGGAGTGATCGACTACCTGGACGACCTATACACCCACCATGGAGGACCCTCCGCGACCCCGGTGGCGCGAGGCCGGGCGGTCCATGACATGTTCCGTGCCCACGAGACGAACCTGGCGGACCGGCTGCTCCGCTACCTGGCCGGGCGGGATGACGTACGGGTGGCCGGCCCGACCGACGCCACCCTGCGGGCCCCCACCGTCTCGATCGTCCCTTTGCGACGCCCGGTTACGGAAGTCGCGAAGTCACTGGTTCGCAGCCGGATGATGGTCGGCGTCGGGGACTTCTACGCCCCCCGCCTCCTCGATGAAATGCGGATACCTACGGAGCCCGGCGTGCTGAGGATGTCATTCATCCACTACAACACCGAAGGCGAGATCGACCGGTTGATCACCGCCCTTGACCGGGCACTCGATGATTAG
- a CDS encoding TerC family protein, which translates to MSSLLSPDIWVSLVALTALEIVLGVDNLVFISLMANKLPAASRDRVWKVGLAMAAGMRVVLLFAINWVIGLTAPLFSVFNHSVSGRDLILLGGGLFLLGKAVIEIHEQLYPGSRHDGRAKRTAATFKGVLGQIALLDVVFSLDSVITAVGMADRIGVMVAAVLIAVGVMMWMSSPVMRIVNEHPTIRMLALAFLLLIGVSLVAEGGGAHLPKGYIYSAMGFAVLVEMLNMRMRRNQTTGS; encoded by the coding sequence GTGAGTAGCCTGCTCTCGCCCGATATCTGGGTGTCCCTCGTGGCCCTTACGGCCCTCGAGATCGTGCTCGGCGTGGACAACCTGGTGTTCATCTCGCTGATGGCCAACAAGCTGCCTGCCGCGTCCCGGGACCGGGTGTGGAAGGTGGGCCTGGCAATGGCCGCTGGCATGCGGGTGGTGCTCCTGTTCGCCATCAACTGGGTTATCGGCCTCACCGCGCCGCTGTTCTCCGTCTTCAACCACAGCGTTTCGGGGCGGGACCTCATCCTCCTGGGCGGCGGCCTGTTCCTCCTGGGCAAGGCCGTGATCGAGATACACGAACAGCTCTATCCGGGATCGCGCCACGACGGGAGGGCTAAGCGGACCGCCGCCACCTTCAAAGGGGTGTTGGGCCAGATCGCGTTGCTGGACGTCGTATTCAGTCTGGATTCGGTGATCACCGCCGTCGGTATGGCCGACCGGATCGGGGTCATGGTCGCGGCAGTTCTCATAGCGGTCGGCGTGATGATGTGGATGTCGAGCCCGGTCATGCGGATCGTCAACGAGCATCCGACCATCCGGATGCTGGCGCTGGCCTTCCTCCTGCTCATCGGCGTCTCTCTGGTCGCCGAGGGCGGAGGCGCCCATCTCCCCAAGGGCTATATCTACTCGGCCATGGGGTTCGCCGTGCTGGTCGAGATGCTGAACATGCGCATGCGGCGCAACCAGACCACCGGCTCGTGA
- a CDS encoding branched-chain amino acid transaminase produces the protein MVFMDTARYIWMDGRIVDFEDATVHVLTHALHYGTGVFEGIRAYEAVGGTAGFRLTDHMKRLARSAKSYRMELGYTVDEMVGAAKEVVRANEFSSAYIRPIVFLGLGALGLDPRNAQVQVAIITWQWGAYLGEEGVLNGIRVKVSSWRRFSHEAFPNAKATGTYINSILAKREAVTDGYDEALMLNSEGSISEGSGENLFVIRDGVIYTPPLSAGCLDGITRNSVMTLLRDDGYEVVEKVIHRSDLYYCDELFMTGTAAEVTPVREVDNRTVGSGRPGPVTRRAQEIYADAYTGKLDEYTDWLDYI, from the coding sequence ATGGTGTTCATGGATACGGCAAGATACATATGGATGGATGGTCGGATAGTTGACTTCGAGGATGCCACCGTCCATGTCCTGACCCACGCATTGCATTACGGCACGGGTGTCTTCGAAGGCATCCGAGCGTACGAAGCAGTGGGCGGTACGGCCGGTTTCCGGCTTACCGACCACATGAAACGTCTGGCCCGTTCCGCCAAGTCGTACCGCATGGAACTCGGGTACACGGTGGACGAGATGGTCGGGGCCGCCAAGGAGGTAGTCCGGGCCAACGAGTTCTCATCCGCCTACATCCGCCCGATCGTCTTCCTCGGTCTCGGCGCTCTCGGTCTGGATCCTCGCAACGCCCAGGTTCAGGTGGCGATCATCACATGGCAGTGGGGCGCCTACCTCGGCGAGGAGGGCGTTCTCAACGGGATACGGGTGAAGGTGTCCTCATGGCGTCGCTTCTCCCATGAGGCCTTCCCGAACGCCAAGGCGACCGGGACCTATATCAACTCGATCCTGGCCAAGCGGGAGGCGGTGACGGACGGCTACGACGAGGCCCTGATGCTCAATTCGGAGGGTTCGATCTCCGAGGGCTCGGGCGAGAACCTGTTCGTGATCCGCGACGGCGTCATCTACACGCCCCCGCTGTCGGCCGGGTGTCTCGACGGCATCACCCGCAACTCGGTGATGACGCTCCTCCGCGACGACGGGTACGAGGTGGTGGAGAAGGTGATCCACCGCTCCGACCTGTATTACTGCGACGAACTGTTCATGACGGGGACCGCGGCCGAGGTGACGCCGGTCCGCGAGGTCGACAATCGTACGGTCGGTTCGGGCCGTCCCGGCCCGGTGACCAGGCGGGCGCAGGAGATCTACGCCGACGCCTACACCGGGAAACTGGATGAATACACCGACTGGCTCGACTACATCTAG
- a CDS encoding phosphatidylglycerophosphatase A, protein MARVVASWLGCGFIPRRLRGADEGAGTVGALAALVPALLLGRVGWGIQLVAAVAVCALSVWASGYFADEGDPAWVVVDEAAGTFIATIGVSLGPALVGFAVFRVADITKRFPLVRRAETLPGGLGITADDVVAGLWGLGAAWIVQGLTG, encoded by the coding sequence ATGGCTAGGGTCGTAGCGTCGTGGCTCGGGTGCGGATTCATCCCGCGCCGGCTCCGGGGGGCTGACGAGGGCGCCGGGACGGTGGGCGCCCTGGCCGCTCTGGTGCCGGCTCTCCTCCTCGGCCGGGTGGGCTGGGGGATCCAGCTTGTGGCAGCCGTGGCGGTGTGCGCGCTCTCGGTGTGGGCGAGCGGGTACTTCGCCGACGAGGGAGATCCGGCATGGGTCGTAGTAGACGAGGCAGCCGGGACGTTCATCGCCACCATCGGGGTGTCTCTCGGGCCGGCTCTGGTGGGATTCGCGGTGTTCCGGGTTGCCGACATCACCAAACGGTTCCCGCTCGTGCGGAGGGCCGAGACTCTGCCGGGCGGGCTGGGGATCACCGCGGACGACGTGGTAGCGGGCTTGTGGGGTCTCGGGGCGGCCTGGATCGTTCAGGGTCTCACGGGTTGA
- the gatB gene encoding Asp-tRNA(Asn)/Glu-tRNA(Gln) amidotransferase subunit GatB yields MTWEAVIGLETHVELSTASKMFCGCPARFDAEPNTNVCPVCLGLPGALPVPNREAINRIMQIGLALNCSVNRRPVFHRKNYFYADLPKNYQISQFDLPVCVDGYLELGGDHPARIGIERVHQEEDTGKSTHRGGDGRISAAEYSLLDFNRSGVPLVEIVTRPDIRSAPQARTYAQELRLLVEALGVSDARLEEGSIRFDANVSVRAGPRAPLGTKVEIKNMNSFRSLERAVSYEIERQTSRLSSGQRIIMETRHWDEEAGVTRGGRIKEGSSDYRYFPDPDLVPMEIDRDWEEGMAALLPELPSVRRVRYEEMGIDAVQAAILVGADTGLSQLFEDAVEAGAGATQAANWVTGEVVASLRKAGIPSVGGSFLTGSSLAELLGMIRQGSLSGSAAREVLAGVMAGEGAPAVVAAARDLLQISESGLLESVVDELIAANPDEFARLRDGERKLVGFFVGQVMRKTRGKADPKLAGSLITERAGL; encoded by the coding sequence TTGACCTGGGAAGCGGTGATCGGCCTGGAGACCCACGTGGAGCTGTCCACGGCGTCGAAGATGTTCTGCGGCTGCCCCGCCCGGTTCGACGCCGAGCCCAACACCAACGTCTGCCCGGTCTGCCTGGGATTGCCGGGTGCGTTGCCCGTGCCGAACCGGGAGGCGATCAACCGGATCATGCAGATCGGTCTGGCGCTGAACTGTTCGGTGAACCGGCGGCCGGTTTTCCACCGCAAGAACTACTTCTACGCCGACCTGCCGAAGAACTACCAGATCTCCCAGTTCGACCTGCCCGTCTGCGTGGACGGGTACCTCGAGCTGGGCGGGGACCATCCCGCCCGGATCGGTATCGAGCGGGTCCACCAGGAAGAGGACACCGGCAAGAGCACCCACCGGGGCGGCGACGGGAGGATCAGCGCGGCCGAGTACTCGTTGCTCGATTTCAACCGTTCCGGCGTGCCGCTGGTCGAGATCGTGACCCGTCCTGACATCCGGTCTGCCCCCCAGGCCAGGACCTACGCGCAGGAGCTCAGGTTGCTGGTGGAGGCCCTCGGGGTGTCCGACGCCCGGCTGGAGGAGGGGTCGATCCGCTTCGACGCCAATGTCTCGGTGCGTGCGGGACCCCGGGCGCCCCTCGGCACGAAGGTGGAAATCAAGAACATGAACTCGTTCCGGTCGCTGGAGCGGGCCGTCTCGTACGAGATAGAGCGCCAGACCTCTCGCCTGTCGAGCGGGCAAAGGATCATCATGGAGACCCGCCACTGGGACGAGGAGGCCGGCGTCACCAGGGGAGGGCGGATCAAGGAGGGCAGCTCGGACTACCGCTACTTCCCCGATCCCGACCTGGTGCCGATGGAGATCGACCGTGACTGGGAAGAGGGGATGGCGGCGTTGTTGCCGGAACTGCCGAGCGTCCGGCGGGTGCGGTACGAGGAGATGGGTATTGACGCCGTCCAAGCGGCCATCCTGGTGGGAGCCGATACCGGCCTGTCCCAGCTGTTCGAGGACGCCGTGGAAGCCGGGGCCGGTGCTACTCAGGCCGCCAACTGGGTGACCGGTGAGGTCGTGGCGTCCCTGAGGAAGGCGGGCATCCCGTCGGTGGGAGGGTCGTTCCTGACCGGGTCGTCGCTGGCCGAGCTGCTGGGCATGATCCGGCAGGGGTCCCTGTCCGGCTCGGCCGCGAGGGAGGTGCTGGCAGGAGTGATGGCAGGGGAGGGTGCTCCGGCTGTAGTGGCAGCCGCCCGCGATCTGTTGCAGATCTCCGAAAGCGGCTTGCTGGAGTCGGTTGTCGACGAGCTGATCGCGGCGAACCCTGACGAGTTCGCCCGCCTCAGGGATGGCGAACGCAAGCTGGTCGGATTCTTCGTGGGCCAGGTGATGCGCAAGACCCGGGGAAAAGCCGACCCGAAACTGGCCGGAAGCCTCATCACCGAACGAGCAGGACTCTGA
- a CDS encoding nitroreductase family deazaflavin-dependent oxidoreductase — MNDWNAAIIEEFRANNGQVGGMFEGRTLLLLHHTGARTGTRRVTPLAYQDLADGYAVFASKAGADTNPDWYHNVVANPATEVEVGTGTIRVRARVASGAERDRIWTRQKQDYPQFEEYESKTSRVIPVIVLERA, encoded by the coding sequence GTGAACGACTGGAATGCGGCGATCATCGAGGAGTTCCGCGCCAACAACGGTCAGGTGGGTGGAATGTTCGAAGGGAGGACGCTGCTGCTCCTTCATCATACGGGCGCCCGCACGGGGACCCGCCGGGTCACACCGCTCGCGTACCAGGACCTGGCGGACGGCTACGCGGTCTTCGCCTCCAAGGCCGGCGCGGACACCAACCCCGACTGGTATCACAACGTGGTGGCTAATCCAGCCACAGAGGTGGAGGTCGGGACCGGGACCATCCGGGTCCGAGCCCGGGTCGCCTCGGGAGCAGAGCGGGACCGGATCTGGACCAGGCAGAAGCAGGACTACCCGCAGTTCGAGGAGTACGAGTCCAAGACGTCGCGGGTCATCCCGGTAATCGTGCTCGAACGCGCCTGA
- a CDS encoding cytochrome P450 has product MTLTADSAVTQKLSLLDELVLTLLNEESGYFRQVPGWDLNCAVIGGVLGQLSLLTRIDTDMDSLILLDRTETGDPALDPVLEKIASEPVQRDAQYWIERLAPRADSIIDLTLERLVDLKILRHHDGDFWSLARGAWQQDSYATAGEGTAVDFVKIRLSRAIFANEIPDPRDIIIICLINTCDVLRFIFELDEASEKRVEFISNMDLIGRSIAAAVSHNLSRSLFRPSAFAKPIPVVPLRRLLRSRPARQGNLPAFFAELAEEYGPVFELRPPLTGPMILLAGPEMNHWAHRHGRMYLRSRDYLEDFEKVYGGSGILPTLDGADHFRYRKSMQPAYSRTRLEARLDECYSTARAYMAAWSVGDKLPAKTMCRQLVNSTLSPAMVSIDTQDVVADLHKFKERALQTHVIGNLPKVMLRTPAMKRRAKLVGEVMERVLSSHTPAQRAGCPRDLADDLLSMHASDRQFLPESNLPFVLSAALIASMYVGDQLGLIIYAMLSQPEFHESISNEADALFAKGTPDRDELTGPAIDITRRFIMECLRLYPIVPASYRNVMNTCAVEGYELPQGARVLIAQTATHYMEDVFPDPFSFDIDRYLPPRKEHLGSSYAPYGLGTHTCLGSRWTSLHLAIHLLLLVHHFRLEISPANYKLKISSFPSSSVNNKLQFVVAEQRHELPV; this is encoded by the coding sequence ATGACTCTAACCGCCGACAGTGCGGTCACTCAGAAGCTCAGCCTGCTCGACGAACTCGTCCTCACACTCCTCAACGAGGAGAGTGGCTACTTCCGGCAGGTTCCCGGGTGGGATTTGAACTGTGCCGTTATCGGAGGGGTGCTGGGACAGCTGTCTCTCCTAACGCGTATAGACACGGATATGGATTCGCTGATACTTCTGGATCGGACAGAAACGGGCGATCCTGCCCTGGATCCTGTCCTTGAGAAAATCGCCTCCGAGCCGGTCCAACGAGACGCCCAGTACTGGATCGAGCGACTGGCCCCGCGCGCGGACTCAATTATCGACTTGACCCTTGAGCGGCTGGTCGATCTGAAGATTCTCCGGCACCACGACGGTGACTTCTGGTCGCTGGCGCGGGGCGCATGGCAACAGGATTCGTACGCCACGGCTGGAGAAGGTACCGCTGTTGACTTCGTCAAGATCCGCCTTAGTAGAGCCATCTTCGCCAACGAGATTCCGGATCCAAGAGATATCATCATCATCTGTCTCATCAATACATGCGACGTCTTGCGTTTCATATTCGAACTCGACGAAGCATCGGAGAAGCGAGTTGAGTTCATCAGCAACATGGACTTGATCGGCAGGTCCATCGCCGCAGCAGTTAGCCACAACCTCTCTCGTTCATTGTTCAGGCCTTCCGCTTTCGCCAAGCCGATTCCGGTTGTCCCACTTCGTAGGTTGCTGCGCAGCCGGCCCGCTCGCCAAGGCAATTTACCTGCTTTCTTTGCAGAGCTTGCCGAAGAATATGGACCGGTGTTCGAGCTCCGCCCGCCCTTGACCGGCCCGATGATTTTGCTTGCCGGCCCCGAGATGAATCACTGGGCACATCGGCATGGGCGCATGTACCTGAGATCCAGGGATTATCTGGAGGATTTCGAAAAGGTATACGGAGGATCAGGAATCCTGCCCACGCTGGACGGTGCCGATCATTTCCGGTACCGCAAGTCCATGCAGCCGGCCTATTCCCGCACCAGGTTGGAGGCTCGGCTGGATGAGTGCTACTCCACCGCCCGGGCCTACATGGCGGCTTGGTCTGTCGGTGACAAGCTCCCCGCAAAGACGATGTGCAGGCAGTTGGTCAATTCAACGTTGTCGCCGGCCATGGTCAGCATCGATACTCAGGATGTCGTCGCGGACCTGCACAAATTCAAGGAAAGAGCCCTGCAGACCCATGTCATCGGGAACCTGCCCAAGGTGATGCTGCGTACGCCCGCTATGAAGCGCCGGGCGAAGCTGGTCGGAGAGGTCATGGAACGAGTCCTGAGTAGCCACACACCCGCCCAGCGGGCTGGGTGTCCTCGCGACCTCGCCGATGACCTGCTGAGCATGCACGCGAGCGATCGGCAGTTCCTCCCGGAGTCGAACCTGCCCTTCGTGCTCTCGGCGGCGCTGATCGCAAGCATGTATGTCGGTGATCAACTCGGCCTAATCATCTACGCGATGCTGTCGCAGCCCGAGTTCCACGAGAGTATTAGCAATGAGGCAGACGCCCTGTTCGCCAAGGGGACGCCGGATCGTGACGAACTCACCGGGCCGGCGATCGACATCACACGCCGGTTCATCATGGAGTGCCTGCGTCTCTACCCGATCGTGCCAGCATCGTATCGAAATGTGATGAACACCTGCGCGGTCGAGGGATACGAGTTGCCGCAGGGGGCGCGGGTTCTGATTGCCCAGACGGCCACGCACTACATGGAGGACGTCTTCCCCGATCCCTTCTCGTTCGACATCGACCGCTACCTGCCTCCGCGCAAGGAGCACCTCGGGTCGTCATACGCGCCGTACGGCCTAGGTACCCATACGTGTTTGGGGTCCCGGTGGACATCCCTGCATCTGGCGATCCATCTGCTGCTGCTCGTTCACCATTTCAGGCTCGAGATCTCTCCCGCCAACTACAAGCTGAAGATCAGCTCCTTCCCGTCGTCGTCGGTGAACAACAAGCTGCAGTTCGTCGTCGCCGAGCAAAGGCACGAACTGCCGGTGTAA
- a CDS encoding fumarylacetoacetate hydrolase family protein, producing the protein MKIVRMQTPEGIRYGAVEPEGIRIHDGTPFVAWQPTEVVVDFREARLLSPVFPTKVIGVAANYTSGPDDVGGVFPERPSLFMKPSTSVIGPGQAIVLPALSGQVHHGAAVAVVIGKVARKVAVEDASSVVLGYTAGNDITAQDLLREEGQPVRAKSFDSFCPLGPAIETEYDPLEDFSLECHVNGVLRQGTSINDMIFGVAELISFVTSVMTLLPGDVILTGTPPGAGPVKNGDVVEVSLEGVGALTNPVVSE; encoded by the coding sequence GTGAAGATCGTCCGCATGCAGACCCCGGAGGGCATCCGCTACGGCGCCGTCGAGCCGGAGGGGATCCGCATCCACGATGGGACTCCATTCGTGGCCTGGCAGCCAACCGAGGTGGTGGTCGACTTCCGCGAGGCCCGCCTCCTGTCGCCGGTGTTCCCGACCAAGGTGATCGGCGTCGCCGCCAACTACACCTCCGGCCCGGACGACGTCGGCGGCGTGTTCCCGGAGAGGCCGAGCCTGTTCATGAAGCCCTCCACGTCGGTCATCGGCCCGGGCCAGGCGATCGTGCTGCCTGCCCTGTCCGGCCAGGTCCACCACGGAGCAGCCGTAGCCGTGGTTATCGGCAAGGTGGCCCGCAAGGTGGCCGTAGAGGATGCCTCCTCGGTGGTGCTCGGCTACACCGCCGGTAACGACATCACAGCCCAGGATCTTCTCCGCGAGGAGGGGCAGCCGGTTCGGGCCAAGAGCTTCGACTCGTTCTGCCCGCTCGGGCCGGCCATCGAAACCGAATACGATCCTTTGGAGGACTTCTCACTCGAGTGCCACGTGAACGGCGTCTTGCGGCAGGGAACATCGATCAACGACATGATCTTCGGGGTGGCTGAGCTGATCTCCTTCGTGACCTCCGTGATGACCCTGCTGCCCGGTGACGTGATCCTCACCGGTACCCCTCCGGGCGCGGGGCCGGTCAAGAACGGCGATGTGGTGGAGGTGTCGCTCGAGGGAGTGGGCGCCCTCACCAATCCGGTGGTGTCCGAGTGA
- the gltX gene encoding glutamate--tRNA ligase: MSGHRRVRVRIAPSPTGYLHVGNVRAALFNWLFARRHGGVFIIRIDDTDRARSDDHYIADIVSGFRWLGLDWDEGVEVGGPHGTYRQSDRFDRYRAVADQLIDMGRAYHDFRSAEEMEDLRARARAERKPPGYYVRRPPGSDPDTARRRLWDGERAVVRFSNPGRAVGFTDVVRGEVLFEADAIDDFVILRSDGSPTYHLASTVDDIDYGITHVARGEDLLSSTPKHILITEALGGERPVYAHLPLLFGPDGRKLSKRHGDTSLRAYRDGGYLPEAVFNYMGLLGWSLDPDNEVFGREEAIAAFDLADVQKSPAVFDPDKLGWMNGVYMRSMATRRFTDLAVASVEEDLGRDLDGNERSRLAGLAPLIQERAKLTTDVGPAARFLFSDITYDEKAWRKVMKSDARRALAAALRMLDGVGSWTAGDIERALREMLVAESLNPRKGWQPIRVAITGSNISPPLFESLEALPREVALARITAAIARLDLPAGAD, translated from the coding sequence GTGAGCGGCCATCGCCGGGTCCGGGTCCGCATCGCCCCGTCGCCGACCGGCTACCTCCATGTCGGCAACGTGCGGGCGGCCCTGTTCAACTGGCTGTTCGCGCGCCGCCATGGCGGTGTCTTCATCATCCGCATCGATGACACCGACCGGGCCCGGTCCGACGACCACTACATAGCGGACATCGTCTCCGGGTTCCGCTGGCTGGGTCTGGACTGGGACGAGGGTGTGGAGGTGGGAGGGCCGCACGGTACCTATCGCCAGTCCGACCGCTTCGATCGCTACCGGGCAGTGGCCGACCAACTGATCGACATGGGACGCGCCTACCACGACTTCCGGTCGGCGGAGGAGATGGAGGACCTGCGGGCCCGGGCCCGGGCGGAGAGGAAGCCCCCCGGCTATTACGTGCGGCGTCCGCCCGGCAGCGACCCGGACACGGCCCGCCGGCGCCTCTGGGACGGGGAGAGGGCGGTGGTTCGATTCTCCAATCCGGGCCGGGCGGTGGGGTTCACGGACGTGGTCCGGGGCGAGGTGCTGTTCGAGGCGGACGCGATCGACGACTTCGTGATCCTGCGCTCCGACGGCTCCCCGACCTACCACCTGGCGTCCACCGTCGATGACATCGACTACGGGATCACGCATGTGGCCCGGGGGGAGGACCTGCTTTCCTCCACTCCCAAGCACATCCTGATCACGGAGGCACTCGGCGGGGAGCGGCCCGTCTATGCCCATCTCCCGCTGCTGTTCGGTCCTGACGGGCGGAAGCTGTCGAAGCGGCACGGCGATACATCCCTACGCGCCTACCGGGACGGCGGGTACCTGCCGGAGGCGGTGTTCAACTACATGGGCCTGCTGGGCTGGTCGCTCGATCCGGACAACGAGGTCTTCGGCCGCGAGGAGGCGATCGCCGCCTTCGATCTGGCGGATGTACAGAAGAGCCCGGCCGTGTTCGACCCCGACAAGCTGGGTTGGATGAACGGCGTGTACATGCGGTCGATGGCCACGCGACGCTTCACCGATCTGGCGGTAGCTTCGGTCGAGGAAGACCTGGGGCGCGACCTGGATGGTAACGAGCGGAGCCGCCTGGCCGGACTGGCGCCCCTCATACAGGAGCGGGCCAAGCTGACCACCGATGTCGGTCCGGCGGCGCGCTTCCTGTTCTCGGACATCACCTATGACGAGAAGGCCTGGCGGAAGGTGATGAAGTCCGATGCCCGGCGAGCTCTGGCCGCCGCCCTCAGGATGCTGGACGGTGTCGGGAGCTGGACCGCCGGAGACATCGAGAGGGCCCTGCGGGAGATGCTGGTCGCCGAGAGCCTCAACCCCCGCAAGGGCTGGCAGCCGATCAGGGTGGCGATCACGGGTTCCAACATCTCGCCACCCCTGTTCGAGAGCCTGGAGGCTCTCCCCAGGGAGGTGGCCCTTGCCCGGATCACCGCAGCCATCGCACGCCTCGACCTGCCGGCCGGCGCCGACTAG
- a CDS encoding Rieske 2Fe-2S domain-containing protein, producing the protein MSTRRRVVLENTPLPSPFPEGWYFVTSREALLEAGLIEKKWMGENIVAWSDENGEVCVAGAYCPHLGADLGPTAGGRICEGRLVCPFHGYEFDATGQCVATPYSPPPTTARLRVFETHEIAGLIFAWWGAGGRAPQWSLPDDVLDQAGWTGLKIRTLRFPGHPQETTENSVDVGHLRYVHGYDSVDRVGKVSVDGARLESDFDFRRTRTTAGIVTLTFDVAARTRIFGLGYSFVQIRERSIGMDLRLWVLATPVDGSLIDLSLVSQVREIRNPGRWIAGLGFLPVKWRAPIMNRFISSQQYRDVQQDEIIWSRKQYRSRPRLCRSDGEIMPFRRYCAQFYPDPADLETP; encoded by the coding sequence ATGTCAACCCGGCGTAGGGTGGTGCTCGAGAATACGCCGCTGCCGTCTCCGTTTCCCGAGGGTTGGTACTTCGTCACGAGCCGTGAGGCACTGCTGGAAGCCGGGCTGATCGAAAAGAAGTGGATGGGGGAGAACATCGTCGCCTGGAGCGACGAGAACGGGGAGGTGTGCGTCGCCGGCGCCTATTGCCCGCATCTGGGCGCCGATCTGGGACCGACCGCAGGAGGACGCATCTGTGAAGGGCGGCTGGTCTGCCCGTTCCATGGGTACGAGTTCGACGCGACCGGCCAGTGCGTGGCCACCCCCTATTCCCCGCCGCCGACGACCGCGAGGTTGCGCGTCTTCGAGACGCATGAAATCGCCGGGCTGATCTTCGCCTGGTGGGGGGCCGGGGGACGGGCGCCGCAGTGGAGCCTGCCCGACGATGTACTGGATCAGGCCGGATGGACCGGTCTCAAGATCAGGACCCTCCGGTTTCCCGGCCATCCGCAGGAGACGACGGAGAATTCGGTCGACGTAGGCCACCTGCGCTACGTCCACGGCTACGACAGCGTGGACCGGGTGGGGAAGGTGTCGGTGGACGGGGCGCGTCTGGAGAGCGACTTCGACTTCAGGCGTACCCGGACGACTGCGGGGATTGTGACCCTCACCTTCGACGTGGCCGCCCGCACCCGAATCTTCGGGTTGGGTTACTCGTTCGTGCAGATCCGCGAGCGCTCGATCGGGATGGATCTGCGGCTGTGGGTGCTGGCGACGCCCGTCGACGGTTCGCTCATCGACCTGTCGCTGGTTTCGCAGGTGCGGGAGATACGAAATCCGGGCCGGTGGATAGCAGGCCTGGGGTTCCTACCGGTGAAGTGGCGAGCGCCCATCATGAACCGGTTCATCTCGTCCCAGCAATACCGGGACGTCCAGCAGGATGAGATCATCTGGAGCCGCAAGCAGTACCGGTCCCGCCCGCGCCTCTGTCGCTCCGACGGCGAGATCATGCCGTTCCGGCGCTATTGTGCCCAGTTCTATCCCGATCCTGCCGATCTGGAGACTCCCTAG